A genomic window from Tolypothrix sp. PCC 7910 includes:
- a CDS encoding dynamin family protein: MNINLQAYRQKIGMTQAELAKILDISTIEVEAYEQAPDSVPMGLLVKWLQDLGVDLATAMSAPIPPLKGIDPGTPYTELYRKLNLLNQYIEATPHIEKLDIPTPPVTPTDLKQQLKLYKQKPNVILTGGFDAGKSHLANALLGSKNLPVGYQPATRVITFVRHIEDRPAWFKKDVLIVNEDFWTKDEKDKQIIDFLLLDDQERCEKSCVQAGGFDTLQKYGVHGEYEDIAAHAAVVYIDSPLLQACNLIDLPGFSDQPDEASQDVEKANSAAKIADVVLYASPAKGHINDQDMRRLSNLLSLLPARENESTSFPTLGNLFIVATHADPSISDNQLKEIPNKAASRLYKQLNEGVLKTRRELTNRTITLEDFRTRFFTFWSERPDRCKQLFDDFKKIVGKFLPQAHMCRVEREINAMKEANTEKYAKQIESYQRTLTDIDSRRKQLQVLEENEATRKQDTKQKRDKVYQHIRDCQIDTRISFQKYAESLLAVDAVEKIILNHYDDKNEAKEGIAGFLVEKLQHEAEQRIKLNSDKLTYSIESFLGSYQEALLKLPNLDVSIEIPFDAKGAFLGGLTGLTSIGALSAWAAALGNLGGYILVAKLVSILSALGISISGGTAAVISFVAAIGGPIVLGVGLFAALAFAAWGLFGESWQKRLAKQTVKYFQEQRVSEKFTDGIDQFWRDTIKSFEKGANAVEADWNKYIEHLREITSPTTESKDRIEEIIKILEAGKDFFATIPWANVN; the protein is encoded by the coding sequence TGGTGAAATGGCTGCAAGACTTAGGTGTTGATCTTGCCACAGCTATGTCAGCACCAATACCACCACTTAAAGGAATTGACCCAGGAACTCCATACACCGAACTCTATCGCAAACTAAATTTATTGAATCAGTATATTGAGGCTACTCCTCATATAGAAAAACTAGATATACCAACACCACCAGTAACACCAACTGATCTCAAACAGCAGCTTAAACTTTATAAACAAAAGCCCAATGTTATTTTGACTGGAGGCTTTGATGCTGGTAAATCACACTTAGCAAATGCTCTGTTGGGAAGCAAAAACTTACCAGTTGGTTATCAACCTGCTACGAGAGTAATTACATTTGTTCGCCATATAGAAGACCGTCCTGCATGGTTTAAAAAAGACGTATTGATCGTTAATGAAGATTTCTGGACAAAAGATGAAAAAGATAAGCAAATAATTGATTTCTTACTTTTAGATGATCAAGAACGTTGTGAGAAATCGTGCGTACAAGCAGGAGGCTTCGATACTCTTCAAAAATATGGAGTACATGGCGAATATGAAGATATAGCAGCTCATGCAGCAGTAGTCTATATTGACTCACCTCTGCTACAAGCTTGTAACCTAATTGACCTTCCTGGCTTCTCAGATCAGCCAGATGAAGCATCTCAGGATGTAGAGAAAGCTAATAGTGCAGCAAAGATAGCTGATGTAGTGCTGTATGCTTCACCAGCCAAAGGTCATATTAATGATCAAGATATGAGACGGCTTAGCAATTTACTAAGTTTACTTCCTGCAAGAGAGAATGAAAGTACCAGTTTTCCTACACTAGGTAATCTCTTCATTGTGGCTACTCATGCTGATCCTAGTATCTCTGACAATCAACTCAAAGAAATTCCAAATAAAGCTGCAAGCAGACTTTACAAACAACTCAATGAAGGGGTATTGAAGACTCGTCGGGAACTAACAAATCGTACTATTACTCTAGAAGATTTCCGAACAAGATTTTTTACATTCTGGTCAGAAAGACCTGATAGATGCAAACAGCTATTTGATGATTTTAAAAAAATAGTAGGTAAATTTCTTCCTCAAGCACATATGTGTCGTGTTGAGAGGGAAATAAATGCAATGAAAGAGGCTAATACAGAAAAGTATGCTAAACAAATAGAATCTTACCAAAGAACTCTTACTGATATAGATTCACGACGTAAGCAACTACAAGTACTTGAAGAAAATGAAGCAACTCGTAAACAAGATACTAAACAAAAACGTGATAAAGTATATCAACATATTCGTGATTGTCAAATAGATACCAGAATTTCCTTTCAAAAATATGCAGAGTCCCTGTTGGCAGTAGATGCTGTGGAGAAAATTATTCTGAATCACTACGATGACAAAAATGAGGCAAAGGAAGGTATTGCAGGATTTCTAGTCGAGAAACTTCAACATGAAGCAGAACAGAGAATCAAATTAAATTCTGATAAATTAACATATTCAATTGAGTCTTTTCTAGGTTCCTACCAAGAGGCATTACTTAAACTACCGAATTTAGATGTATCTATTGAGATTCCTTTCGATGCTAAAGGGGCTTTTCTGGGAGGACTTACGGGCTTAACTAGTATTGGTGCTTTGTCTGCTTGGGCAGCAGCATTAGGAAACCTTGGCGGTTATATCTTAGTAGCTAAGCTAGTTAGCATTTTATCAGCACTTGGCATTAGTATTAGTGGCGGTACGGCAGCGGTAATTTCTTTTGTAGCAGCTATTGGTGGCCCTATAGTTCTTGGTGTAGGCTTGTTTGCTGCATTAGCTTTTGCTGCGTGGGGATTATTTGGGGAATCTTGGCAAAAGCGTTTAGCAAAGCAGACCGTTAAATATTTTCAAGAACAGCGTGTGTCAGAAAAATTTACTGATGGAATTGATCAGTTTTGGCGAGACACAATTAAGAGTTTTGAAAAAGGTGCTAATGCAGTAGAGGCAGACTGGAATAAATATATTGAACATTTGCGTGAGATAACTTCACCTACTACAGAATCAAAAGACCGCATTGAGGAAATCATCAAAATATTAGAGGCTGGTAAAGATTTTTTTGCTACAATTCCTTGGGCAAATGTTAATTGA